The following nucleotide sequence is from Camelus bactrianus isolate YW-2024 breed Bactrian camel chromosome 19, ASM4877302v1, whole genome shotgun sequence.
TGCCCGGAAAGAGAATCCAGGGGTCTCAAAGCAGCCTCCCAACTGGGAGCACGAACAGACTAGTGAGGGCCCCTCAGCAGTGCGGCCACACTGGCCAGGCCCGCCAGCCCGTTCCAGGGACGCGGGCCGCCCTACCTCATGTGGGTCTTCAGAGCCGAGGGCTGCGAGAACCTGGCCTGGCACTCGGTGCAGCCGTAGGGCTTGTGACCCGTGTGCGTGCGCTCGTGCAGTCGCAGTGCCGTCTTGGAGCTCAGGCCCTTCCCGCACTGCTGGCACTGGTGCCGCTCGCCGCCGCCCTCGTGCACCTGCACCACGTGCCGCTTCACGTCCTTCTTCCGCTTGAACTTCTTCCCGCACAGCTCGCAGGGGAAGTGGCGCTCACTGCTGTGCACGTGGCGCTGGTGGCCCCGCAGGTTGCAGCGGTTGGCGAAGGTCTGGCCGCAGGTGTCGCAGCGGTGGACCACCTCGGTGGCCACGCCGTGGTGGTGCCGCACGTGCTTCAGGAAGCTCTTCTCGTACAGGAAGGCCTTCTCGCAGACGGTGCACTGGAAGCCGCTCCTCCTCGCCCCCGCCGAAGccccgtcctcctcctcctcctcttcctcctcctcctccccgggCCCCGCCCTCGGCAGCTCTCCCTCAGCCTCTGCCCCAGCACTGCCGTCCTCGTCTTTGGTCACCGGCTCCTTCTCTGTTGCCACGGTGTCCGGGCTGGGGTCTCGGGGGCACCCGGGGTCCCCCCCGGCCTCCTCCACTCCCTTCTGCTGCTCGCGGAGCCTCCGGGTATACTTCTTTTTAGGGATTTCCACAAACACCTTTCTCCCAGCCAGCCTCCCGCTCGCCCTCCTGACCTTAGGGTAGGGAGGCTTGGCGGCCTCTCTTCTCTTGTCCGGCTTGTCCTTGGGCTTCCTCGGGCACGCGCCTGGCGGCACGCCACTGCTCACTCTCTCGCTCGGGGGATCTGGGGAGCCTGCGAGGCCGTTGGCGAGAGGGCCATCCACAGCCACCCCTTCCCGAGGGTCAGGGACGGTGGCAGCAGCGACCAGGGAGCCACCGCTCCCTTCTGCCTCCTGAGACTCCGAGAAATTCTGCAACTCCAGAAGTACAGACTCTAACATTTGTTTCTTCAACTGAAAGCAAGTTTCGGACAAGTCCAAGCACTTCAGCCTGTCGGCCACCTCCAGCATTCGCGGCACCCGGTCTTCCTCCACCTGCACTTTTGCGGTGTAGACAAACTCAAGAAAAGAAGCAAAGTCAGCAACCTGTACTTCGTCTAAGTAGACATTAGTCCTGGCACCATCCACAGTCTTCTCGTTAAGGAACACTTCCTTAAAAAACTTGCTGGTG
It contains:
- the GZF1 gene encoding GDNF-inducible zinc finger protein 1 isoform X2, with the translated sequence MESGAVLLESKSSPFNLLREMHQLRLLGHLCDVTVSVEYQGVREEFMAHKAVLAATSKFFKEVFLNEKTVDGARTNVYLDEVQVADFASFLEFVYTAKVQVEEDRVPRMLEVADRLKCLDLSETCFQLKKQMLESVLLELQNFSESQEAEGSGGSLVAAATVPDPREGVAVDGPLANGLAGSPDPPSERVSSGVPPGACPRKPKDKPDKRREAAKPPYPKVRRASGRLAGRKVFVEIPKKKYTRRLREQQKGVEEAGGDPGCPRDPSPDTVATEKEPVTKDEDGSAGAEAEGELPRAGPGEEEEEEEEEEDGASAGARRSGFQCTVCEKAFLYEKSFLKHVRHHHGVATEVVHRCDTCGQTFANRCNLRGHQRHVHSSERHFPCELCGKKFKRKKDVKRHVVQVHEGGGERHQCQQCGKGLSSKTALRLHERTHTGHKPYGCTECQARFSQPSALKTHMRIHTGEKPFVCDECGARFTQNHMLIYHKRCHTGERPFMCETCGKSFASKEYLKHHNRIHTGSKPFKCEVCFRTFAQRNSLYQHIKVHTGERPYCCDQCGKQFTQLNALQRHHRIHTGEKPFMCNACGRTFTDKSTLRRHTSMAPPSRTRGPRPSGLTESMRRPRSQARCCLSRKMAASTTWPPSRAAHLPWPRTGLRSRPASRTRPGAPRPHCWPPPSAGSVS
- the GZF1 gene encoding GDNF-inducible zinc finger protein 1 isoform X1, with the translated sequence MESGAVLLESKSSPFNLLREMHQLRLLGHLCDVTVSVEYQGVREEFMAHKAVLAATSKFFKEVFLNEKTVDGARTNVYLDEVQVADFASFLEFVYTAKVQVEEDRVPRMLEVADRLKCLDLSETCFQLKKQMLESVLLELQNFSESQEAEGSGGSLVAAATVPDPREGVAVDGPLANGLAGSPDPPSERVSSGVPPGACPRKPKDKPDKRREAAKPPYPKVRRASGRLAGRKVFVEIPKKKYTRRLREQQKGVEEAGGDPGCPRDPSPDTVATEKEPVTKDEDGSAGAEAEGELPRAGPGEEEEEEEEEEDGASAGARRSGFQCTVCEKAFLYEKSFLKHVRHHHGVATEVVHRCDTCGQTFANRCNLRGHQRHVHSSERHFPCELCGKKFKRKKDVKRHVVQVHEGGGERHQCQQCGKGLSSKTALRLHERTHTGHKPYGCTECQARFSQPSALKTHMRIHTGEKPFVCDECGARFTQNHMLIYHKRCHTGERPFMCETCGKSFASKEYLKHHNRIHTGSKPFKCEVCFRTFAQRNSLYQHIKVHTGERPYCCDQCGKQFTQLNALQRHHRIHTGEKPFMCNACGRTFTDKSTLRRHTSVHDRNTPWKSFLVIVDGSPKQDEGPKAERPDGEHAPPPLPGTLLSFAENGRFHNLAAIQGSTPAMAEDGPAEPACKSDTAGGPQAALLAAAVGGLSELTPQPDAGPAQLRALTDGE